A stretch of the Chitiniphilus purpureus genome encodes the following:
- the tsaA gene encoding tRNA (N6-threonylcarbamoyladenosine(37)-N6)-methyltransferase TrmO, which yields MSYSLDAIGYLATPFADKFGVPRQPQLAPHAYGVLRLLPPYDRPEAVRGLDAFSHVWLSFIFHESDTQWRPTVRPPRLGGNARVGVFASRSPFRPNRLGLSLVRLVRVDTRQGVTLTLAGVDLVDGTPIVDVKPYLPFVESISEAQGGFADTAPPTLAVHLSDTALEQLRAAEPGHPHLGELLREVLAQDPRPAYADDPERVYAIRLYHFDIKWRCDGRCAQVLSLDTI from the coding sequence GTGTCCTATTCCCTTGACGCCATCGGCTATCTGGCCACCCCGTTTGCCGACAAGTTCGGCGTACCGCGCCAGCCGCAGTTGGCGCCGCATGCTTACGGCGTGCTGCGGCTGCTGCCGCCCTATGACCGTCCGGAGGCGGTCCGCGGGCTGGATGCGTTCTCGCATGTCTGGCTGTCGTTCATCTTCCATGAGAGCGATACGCAATGGCGCCCCACGGTACGTCCACCCCGACTGGGCGGCAATGCGCGGGTCGGGGTATTCGCCAGCCGCAGCCCGTTCCGCCCGAACCGCCTCGGCCTGTCGCTGGTCCGGCTGGTGCGCGTGGATACCCGTCAAGGCGTGACCCTGACGCTGGCCGGCGTCGACCTGGTGGACGGCACCCCCATCGTCGACGTGAAGCCTTACCTGCCGTTCGTGGAAAGCATTTCCGAGGCACAGGGGGGCTTTGCCGACACCGCGCCGCCCACGTTGGCAGTGCACCTGAGCGACACCGCCCTTGAACAGCTGCGGGCCGCCGAGCCCGGGCATCCACACCTGGGCGAGCTGCTCCGCGAGGTGCTGGCCCAGGACCCGCGCCCCGCCTATGCCGATGATCCGGAACGGGTCTACGCGATCCGGCTCTATCATTTCGATATCAAGTGGCGCTGCGACGGCCGCTGCGCGCAAGTACTCTCGTTGGATACCATATGA
- a CDS encoding sodium-dependent transporter has protein sequence MPSSSARSNWGSKLGFILAAAGSAVGLGAIWKFPYVAGKNGGGAFLIAYLVCVFTLGIALLLAEMVIGRAAGKSATTAYRDLKGGWWPWAGRLSVLCVFIILSYYCVVGGWTVAYVWRSLSGAALTTDTAALTAAFGQFIASPAQALSYTAVFLGITAAVVLGGVQQGIERMSKVLMPALFFLMLLLIVRALTLPGAIEGVRYFISPDFSKVNGAMLVDALGLAFFSLSLGGGMIIAYGSYVARDTRLVGATLWVSALATLACVLAGLMVLPAVFAFQVDPAAGPGLTFITMPAIFAQMPAGQGFAVAFFMLLLFAALTSSVSILEPIVAFLIDEFRMARRTATLLTSAASFVLGIPAALSFGPLADPVLFGRNPFDLMDYLASNILMPAGGLLAALFVGWAIWPRVSQELQAEGAHALLRPFRLVCAVIAPILVGVIWYHNL, from the coding sequence ATGCCCTCCTCCTCCGCCCGCTCCAACTGGGGCTCAAAGCTCGGTTTCATCCTCGCCGCCGCCGGCTCCGCCGTCGGCCTGGGCGCGATCTGGAAATTCCCGTACGTCGCCGGCAAGAACGGCGGCGGGGCGTTCCTGATCGCCTATCTCGTCTGTGTCTTCACCCTGGGCATCGCGCTGCTGCTGGCCGAAATGGTGATCGGCCGCGCCGCCGGCAAGTCGGCGACCACGGCGTACCGCGACCTGAAGGGCGGCTGGTGGCCGTGGGCCGGGCGGCTGTCGGTGCTGTGTGTGTTCATCATCCTGAGCTACTACTGTGTAGTCGGCGGCTGGACCGTGGCGTACGTCTGGCGCTCGCTCAGCGGCGCGGCGCTCACCACCGATACGGCCGCGCTCACGGCCGCGTTCGGGCAGTTCATCGCCAGCCCGGCACAGGCGCTCTCGTACACCGCGGTGTTCCTGGGAATCACCGCGGCAGTGGTGCTGGGCGGGGTGCAGCAGGGGATAGAACGGATGAGCAAGGTGCTGATGCCGGCGCTGTTCTTCCTGATGCTGCTGCTGATCGTGCGCGCACTGACGCTGCCGGGCGCGATCGAAGGCGTGCGCTACTTCATCAGCCCCGATTTTTCCAAGGTGAACGGCGCGATGCTGGTCGACGCGCTGGGGCTGGCGTTCTTCTCGCTGTCGCTCGGCGGCGGCATGATCATCGCCTACGGCTCCTATGTCGCACGCGACACCAGGCTGGTCGGCGCCACGCTGTGGGTCTCTGCGCTCGCGACGCTGGCCTGCGTGTTGGCGGGGCTGATGGTGCTGCCGGCGGTGTTCGCCTTCCAGGTCGACCCCGCGGCGGGGCCCGGGCTGACCTTCATCACCATGCCGGCGATCTTTGCACAGATGCCGGCAGGCCAGGGCTTTGCGGTGGCGTTCTTCATGCTGCTGCTGTTTGCGGCGCTGACTTCGTCGGTGTCGATCCTGGAGCCCATCGTGGCCTTCCTGATCGACGAGTTCCGGATGGCGCGCCGCACGGCCACCTTACTCACATCGGCGGCGAGCTTCGTGCTGGGCATCCCGGCCGCGCTGTCGTTCGGTCCCCTGGCCGACCCGGTGCTGTTCGGCAGGAATCCGTTCGACCTGATGGACTATCTGGCGTCCAACATCCTGATGCCGGCCGGCGGCCTGCTGGCGGCGTTGTTCGTGGGCTGGGCGATCTGGCCACGCGTGAGCCAGGAGCTGCAGGCGGAAGGCGCACATGCGCTGCTGCGTCCGTTCCGGCTGGTGTGCGCAGTGATCGCGCCCATCCTGGTCGGCGTGATCTGGTATCACAACCTGTAG